A region from the Citrobacter telavivensis genome encodes:
- a CDS encoding acyltransferase family protein: MKDRNFTIDIMRSLGILLIILAHMNPTPSDILFQIRTFDVPMMVFISGASFFLAKKTSVNYLSYVWSRIKRLVFPVWIFLFFFYLVTFLFNIKITHWTLNYNTMTSSFKLESGFGYVWIIRVFLIVALLSPLYVLLIKKCGELKTVLLFTLMCVLITFAHFTPPYKDNKFISFILSDYFIHSVSYGLMFVIGYLASSLTTKKLSIIFIIHAALLLFFCVFYFNNFRVNDYKTPPTIIYISYAIIISITIYSSLQHFRLKNKTFALIINNIATNTIWIYLWHIPMIFFTKNYFSNYHYSISLIITSIFSISMAVYQRKLINRITRRIKQSWLSSFVNQVFTG, translated from the coding sequence ATGAAAGATAGAAATTTTACTATTGATATAATGAGATCGTTGGGAATACTGCTAATCATCCTTGCTCACATGAACCCGACACCTTCTGACATCTTGTTTCAGATAAGGACCTTTGACGTCCCCATGATGGTTTTTATTTCAGGCGCTTCATTTTTTCTCGCTAAAAAAACCTCAGTGAATTATTTATCATATGTATGGTCAAGGATTAAGCGACTTGTTTTCCCTGTGTGGATTTTTTTGTTTTTCTTTTACCTAGTAACCTTTCTATTTAATATAAAAATAACCCACTGGACTTTAAATTACAATACAATGACAAGCTCTTTTAAATTAGAAAGCGGATTTGGCTACGTATGGATAATCAGAGTATTTTTAATCGTCGCTCTCCTTTCCCCTCTGTATGTCTTATTAATAAAAAAATGTGGTGAACTGAAAACCGTTCTTTTATTTACTCTAATGTGTGTTCTTATTACCTTTGCACATTTCACCCCACCATACAAAGATAATAAATTTATAAGTTTCATATTGAGTGATTATTTTATTCATTCCGTTTCTTACGGTTTAATGTTTGTAATCGGATATTTAGCCTCATCATTGACCACCAAAAAACTATCAATAATATTCATTATACACGCAGCACTACTTCTGTTTTTTTGTGTATTTTATTTTAATAACTTTAGAGTCAATGATTATAAAACCCCTCCTACTATTATTTATATTTCTTATGCAATAATCATATCTATTACTATTTACTCTTCATTACAGCACTTCAGGTTAAAAAATAAAACATTCGCACTAATCATTAACAATATAGCTACAAATACGATATGGATATATCTGTGGCACATTCCAATGATTTTTTTCACGAAAAACTACTTTAGCAATTATCATTATTCCATTAGCCTTATCATAACCTCTATCTTCTCCATTTCGATGGCTGTTTATCAACGTAAACTTATTAATCGGATTACACGGCGAATTAAACAGTCATGGTTATCTAGTTTTGTTAATCAGGTGTTCACCGGTTAA